One part of the Mya arenaria isolate MELC-2E11 chromosome 3, ASM2691426v1 genome encodes these proteins:
- the LOC128228437 gene encoding uncharacterized protein LOC128228437 isoform X2, whose amino-acid sequence MASEKETSDAYNVISHKMCDLRERLENEKDKTSRLLTANDQLKAELEQFKGENEELLTRLSKIAGDRLTTDNPNITDLSDPNRPLKLGEKYSELYDNEWTDAFDCLTESGYTEDEAIETLYLTLLNVFEFCEKKAKQMLKKTDDAVNLLFDEYRKSAVLKDVPVHLTMSRKQLAKYCKEQSTIEDMQLQKRWEPSRQSYVDKNEPENDKEAESKHVKVEEQMTKVRKEVSHSILPIVQRAYMEASWRKQCVHGLKPFILQCLYVGWMMVVQSPPMCFKTALRGDKFDSNSFKQYTCTGSIVDFVVWPALMLHQCGPVVGKGVAQPEKHQ is encoded by the exons ATGGCTTCGGAAAAAGAGACGTCAGATGCGTACAATGTGATAAGTCACAAAATGTGTGACCTCCGGGAACGACTTGAGAATGAGAAAGACAAAACAAGTCGGTTACTCACAGCAAATGATCAGTTAAAGGCAGAACTTGAGCAGTTTAAAGGCGAAAACGAGGAACTATTGACAAG ATTGAGTAAGATTGCAGGAGATAGACTGACGACAGACAACCCCAATATTACAGATCTTAGCGATCCGAACAGACCTTTGAAACTTGGTGAAAAGTACAGTGAACTTTATGACAACGAGTGGACCGACGCGTTTGACTGTTTGACCGAAAGTGGCTACACTGAGGATGAAGCGATTGAGACACTGTACCTCACGTTATTG AATGTATTTGAGTTTTGCGAGAAGAAAGCCAAACAGATGCTTAAGAAAACAGATGATGCTGTTAACCTACTGTTTGATGAATACCGGAAGTCTGCAGTGCTCAAG GACGTTCCTGTTCATCTGACGATGTCCCGTAAACAG CTTGCAAAATATTGTAAAGAGCAGTCGACTATAGAAGACATGCAGCTTCAAAAAAGATGGGAACCTAGCAGACAAAGTTACGTTGATAAAAACGAACCGGAAAACGATAAGGAAGCT GAATCAAAACACGTAAAAGTTGAAGAACAGATGACGAAAGTGAGAAAAGAAGTTTCACATTCTATATTGCCAATCGTGCAAAGG GCTTACATGGAGGCGAGCTGGCGGAAGCAGTGTGTACATGGCCTCAAACCCTTCATTCTGCAGTGTCTTTACGTCGGTTGGATGATGGTCGTTCAAAGTCCACCTATGTGTTTTAAAACAGCTTTGCGGGGCGACAAGTTTGATTcaaatagtttcaaacaatacacCTGTACAGGATCAATAGTGGATTTTGTTGTTTGGCCTGCGCTCATGCTGCATCAATGCGGGCCTGTGGTTGGGAAAGGCGTGGCTCAGCCAGAAAAGCACCAATAA